The genomic stretch CCTTCAAGCAGCTATACATGCGGATCAGGTACCTGAAACAGTACAGTGATGCCCGTGAAAAACAGGTCGAGCAAATCGAAAAGGTAAGTGCAGACCTCAAGCAGCAACAGACAAAACTGGAAAAGCAGAAAACTGATAAGCAGGCTGCCCTGCAAGAAGAAAGGAGCCAGAAAAAAGAACTGGACCAGCTCAAGGAAGAGCAGCAGTCCATCGTCAACACCCTTTCGAACAAGGAAGATGAAATCCGCAAGGACATTACCGAGACCAAAAAACAGCAGGAAGAGCTGAACAGGTTGATCCGTAAGGTAATCGAAGAAGAAATCAAGCGAGCAGAGGCAGAGGCCAAGAAGGCCAATACCAAAACCACCAAATCTTCTGCGAACAGCATGCCGATGACACCAGAAGCTGCCGCCCTCTCCAGTTCCTTTGCCAGCAACCGCGGAAAATTGCCGTGGCCTGTAGCCAGTGGTTTTGTTTCGGAAGCTTACGGGGACCATCCCCACCCGACCCTAAAGGGCATTATGATCACCAATGACGGCATCGACATCCAGACCAATCCTGACGAAATCGTCCGGGCAGTCTTCGACGGTGTGGTCACCAAAGTTTCTACCATTCCCGGCATGGGCGGCACGATCATCATTCGTCATGGAGAATACTATACCATGTACAGCAGGTTACAGACCATAACGGTAAAATCCGGCCAAAACGTAAAGGCTAATGACAAAATCGGGGAAGTGGCCACAGGTGGTAGCGGGGTATCTGAAGTCCACTTCCAGACCTGGAAAGGATTACAAAAGATGAACCCTTCTTCTTGGCTGGCCGGGAAGTAAGACCGGTAGCGGGTATCAGGCACCCCGTATTCAGGATGGGTAAGATAGGCCCGAACCTACTCAGGGCTTAAGCTGGATATTTGTCAGTCAATTAAGGAGGGGAAGAACGTTTCACCATTAAAAACCTTCCACCACCCTTCCCCTGTAATTCATCATATGCTATGAGCATTTCTGCGATAATATGAGTATCTTTACAAAAAAGATATTGAAAAAAACAAGAACTGTGTTCGATTCCTTTGTGTTAGTAAGACACAGTTATATCTTTGTACAGATTTAAAACTTAAATATGCTTATCATGACTACATTGGGTTTCATTCAGAATATAGGAGGTGGTTCCTTGGTTGTTATCATCTTGGTTGTCATCCTTCTATTCGGAGCAAAACGAATCCCTGAACTGGCTCGCGGGCTGGGCAGAGGCATCAAAGAGTTCAAAGATGCCACTAAAGAGATTCAGGATGACATTGAAGATGGCATCAAGGGAGACAGTAAAAAGAAAAGTTAAAAAAATAACTACCATTGGAAAAATTCCATTCTTTCGACGAAATTAAACGTTCGCTTGAAAATAAAGAAACTGATTGTAAAGCGATCGTCAATTATTATCTCAAGAACATTCAAACGAAGGCGCATCTCAACGCCTTCGTTGAAGTTTATGAGCAATCCGCTTTGGAACAAGCAGAAAAAGTGGATCAAAAAATCAAGGACGGCACTGCCGGGAAACTGGCGGGGATGGTCATTGGGATCAAAGATGTCCTTTGCTATGCAGACCATCAGGTCAACGCCTCCAGTAAAATTTTAGAGGGATTCCATTCCCAATTTACCGCTACTGCCGTACAAAAGCTCATTGACGAAGATGCGATCATCATCGGTCGTCTGAACTGTGATGAGTTTGGTATGGGATCATCCAATGAGAACACTGTTCATGGCAAGGTACTCAATGCCCTGGACGAAGAACGCGTACCTGGCGGTTCGTCCGGTGGATCTGCGGTAGCTGTCCAGGCCAATCTCTGCACCACCTCTCTGGGTACCGACACGGGAGGTTCGGTCCGCCAACCGGCAGCCTTCACTGGCTTGGTCGGCATAAAACCTACCTACTCCAGGGTTTCCCGATTTGGGCTGATCGCCTATGCATCGTCCTTTGACACCATCGGCGTATTTTCCACCAATGTAAAGGACAATGCCCTGGTCCTGGAGGTCATTGCAGGCCAAGACGATAACGACAGTACCGTTTCCCGCAAGGAAGTCCCTCCATATACCGAGCAGCTTGCCTTGAACGGTCCGGTAAAAGTAGCCTATCTGAAAGAAACCATCGAATCGGAGGCATTACAGCCAGCGATCAAGGAGCACACCCTAGATATGCTTAACAAGCTTAAGGAAGAAGGCCATCAAGTAGAAGAGGTTGATTTCCCGTTACTTGAATATGTCCTTCCTACTTATTATATTCTTACCACTGCAGAGGCCAGTTCAAACCTTTCGCGCTTCGATGGCGTAAAATATGGGTATCGGACACCCAATGCCCATAACCTGGAAAGCATGTACAAGCTTACCCGCTCTGAAGGTTTCGGAGAGGAAGTAAAAAGAAGGATTATGCTGGGGACTTTTGTGTTAAGCGCCAGCTATTATGATGCTTATTTCACCAAAGCCCAGAAAGTAAGAAGGTTAATCAAGGAGTTCACAGAAGATTTGTTGAACAAATTTGATTATATTGTCTTACCGACTACGCCTTCTACTGCGTTTAAGTTTGGAGAGCACAGCGATGATCCTGTAGCCATGTATTTGGAAGACCTGTACACCGTACAAGCGTCAGTATCGGGAGTTCCGGCCATCTCCATACCCAATGGAAAAGATGAAAAAGGCCTTCCGATTGGTTTGCAGATCATCACCAACTCCTTTAAGGAGGCAAGGCTTTATGCTTTTGCGGACTATTTAATGAACATCAAGAAATAAAACTATACACCTGTTATGAGCAACTGGAAATTACTTACACTCCTATCACCGATGATATTCTGTGTGGCAATTGCCAGTGCCCAAAACCAGGAAGAGAATGGTTTCATAGCAGCCGAAGAGGATTTTGTCCAACCTACCTATCATTACGAATACATTCCTGACTTCACCTATCATGAAGTCAATGAACGGGTGGACAAGATGGATACCGATATGCCTTTCGAGCTAAATGAAACCATTTTTGCGTTTATAAATTACTTTACGGTCAGAAACCGGGAATATGCAAAGATGACCTTGGCCAGAAAGGAAATCTATTTTCCTCTTTTCGAAAAAGAGCTCAAGGAACATGGAATGCCGGAGGAAATCAAATACCTGGCCATCATCGAGTCCGGCCTCAACCCAAAAGCCAAATCCCGTGTGGGGGCTATGGGGCTTTGGCAGTTTATGCCTGCCACCGGAAGGGTCTATGACCTGCACGTGACCAGGGATATCGACGATCGGATGGATCCAGAACTGGCCACTGAAGCTGCCTGCCGTTACCTCAAGACACTGCACCGCATGTTCGATGACTGGGAGCTTGCCCTGGCGGCCTATAACTGCGGTCCGGGGAATGTCCGAAAAGCCATCAGGCGATCCGGTGGAAAACGTACCTTTTGGGGGATTTATAACTGGCTCCCGAGGGAAACCAGGGGATATATCCCACAGTTCCAAGCCATTATGTATGTATTTAATCATGCTGATGAGCATAATCTCATTCTAGAGGACGGCACCTTCCCTATAGCCCATGAGAAAGTGAAATTTGACCAGGAGCTGGACCTAAAAAGACTGGCAGACATCAGTGGAACCTGCTTGGAGGAATTGGAGTTTTTGAATCCTGCCATCCAAAACAGTAAAATCCCCGCCAGTACGGGTTATTATGCCCTTCGGGTTCCAAAGGCAAAAGCAGACTATATCGCTTCCAATGTA from Echinicola soli encodes the following:
- a CDS encoding Sec-independent protein translocase subunit TatA/TatB; this translates as MTTLGFIQNIGGGSLVVIILVVILLFGAKRIPELARGLGRGIKEFKDATKEIQDDIEDGIKGDSKKKS
- a CDS encoding lytic transglycosylase domain-containing protein, translated to MSNWKLLTLLSPMIFCVAIASAQNQEENGFIAAEEDFVQPTYHYEYIPDFTYHEVNERVDKMDTDMPFELNETIFAFINYFTVRNREYAKMTLARKEIYFPLFEKELKEHGMPEEIKYLAIIESGLNPKAKSRVGAMGLWQFMPATGRVYDLHVTRDIDDRMDPELATEAACRYLKTLHRMFDDWELALAAYNCGPGNVRKAIRRSGGKRTFWGIYNWLPRETRGYIPQFQAIMYVFNHADEHNLILEDGTFPIAHEKVKFDQELDLKRLADISGTCLEELEFLNPAIQNSKIPASTGYYALRVPKAKADYIASNVHWMMDSINLQEERLLAKQEAKKPQEKEPEKLIYKVRRGDALGKIASMYGTTVSEIKTWNGLSSNNIKIGQHLTIYQDGDAFTRNLAADNPSQQDATFVKGTPKTYTVQPGDSLWLIAKKLEGVTIEEIKRLNKLSNNKIKPGQKLIIG
- a CDS encoding murein hydrolase activator EnvC family protein, coding for MKHILALAFLFTFTWMAIPEQGNLMAQTSKSRVQLEKEKAEVLQRLKEFDEILKKTSARKKNTISELNLVSKQLETRVSFIQTLNNEVALLNREIKETNNLIGSLEDDLETLKEEYAQMVYVSAKLNSGVTILTFIFSSSTFKQLYMRIRYLKQYSDAREKQVEQIEKVSADLKQQQTKLEKQKTDKQAALQEERSQKKELDQLKEEQQSIVNTLSNKEDEIRKDITETKKQQEELNRLIRKVIEEEIKRAEAEAKKANTKTTKSSANSMPMTPEAAALSSSFASNRGKLPWPVASGFVSEAYGDHPHPTLKGIMITNDGIDIQTNPDEIVRAVFDGVVTKVSTIPGMGGTIIIRHGEYYTMYSRLQTITVKSGQNVKANDKIGEVATGGSGVSEVHFQTWKGLQKMNPSSWLAGK
- the gatA gene encoding Asp-tRNA(Asn)/Glu-tRNA(Gln) amidotransferase subunit GatA codes for the protein MEKFHSFDEIKRSLENKETDCKAIVNYYLKNIQTKAHLNAFVEVYEQSALEQAEKVDQKIKDGTAGKLAGMVIGIKDVLCYADHQVNASSKILEGFHSQFTATAVQKLIDEDAIIIGRLNCDEFGMGSSNENTVHGKVLNALDEERVPGGSSGGSAVAVQANLCTTSLGTDTGGSVRQPAAFTGLVGIKPTYSRVSRFGLIAYASSFDTIGVFSTNVKDNALVLEVIAGQDDNDSTVSRKEVPPYTEQLALNGPVKVAYLKETIESEALQPAIKEHTLDMLNKLKEEGHQVEEVDFPLLEYVLPTYYILTTAEASSNLSRFDGVKYGYRTPNAHNLESMYKLTRSEGFGEEVKRRIMLGTFVLSASYYDAYFTKAQKVRRLIKEFTEDLLNKFDYIVLPTTPSTAFKFGEHSDDPVAMYLEDLYTVQASVSGVPAISIPNGKDEKGLPIGLQIITNSFKEARLYAFADYLMNIKK